From Methanobrevibacter ruminantium:
GCAATATTAGGTAGTGTGCTCGGTTTTATTTTTGCCATTTATCTGATAACAAGAAAAGATTCAAATGCTAGAAAGCATGGGTTAGTCCAATTAGTTGTTTTAATAGCTGAATTTGCACTAATCGGTTTCTTGATTTTCACTGGTCAAATGGATCCGAACATTATCTTAAATCCATTCAATACCACAAACATAACTCAAATGTACAATTCAAGTGCAATGAACATGAGTGGTTCCACTAATTTATCCAGTTTATTTGGTTTTTAAATTCTAAATTTTACTTCAACAAATTTTGTGAAATGCTATCTTTTTCATCAAATTTAGCACTTAATTTCTCTTTCCTAACAGTGCCTTACCTTCTTTTTTTAGTGAATATACTACGAAAATTCCTAATAGGCTTTGTTAATTTCCAAGAATTAGAATTTTGCATTTCATTAATAAGATTTTTTTGTTTTTTAATAGTCTTTTCGTTTTCATTGATTATTTTTTTATAATTTTCTATAATGTCATTTTTAATATTAATTTTAG
This genomic window contains:
- a CDS encoding zinc ribbon domain-containing protein gives rise to the protein MNPIKCPRCGKINDGTTDFCIYCGTIYDEYNAEEDDSNVFFIPTRGGKKQEVKLNPMPENLSSGKESYRLMIIIGYLFAILGSVLGFIFAIYLITRKDSNARKHGLVQLVVLIAEFALIGFLIFTGQMDPNIILNPFNTTNITQMYNSSAMNMSGSTNLSSLFGF